One segment of Acidianus sp. HS-5 DNA contains the following:
- a CDS encoding MFS transporter: MDIKSRTLIILALMLLIINYVETMVIPALPTIENDFSISATLAGWVTSAYMIVAAATSPLMGKLADTYGKKKMYVTAIGFYIVAVALAGFSPNIWVLLGARAIQGVGFSMFPIAIAYITDLYPKERVAFAQAILSAMIGIGPALGLLIGSYVVEDLGWPYAFHTAAILSLILFVISIKYLPHTGIRNKEKVDYLGSTLIGLATVLVLVYITEGPTLGWTSVCNLSLLISGLVTYGIFIGVEKKIREPLLRLDLFKIRNFAVANLVGIVSGVGMFTVFIFLVYYAQLPSPYGLGLSIIQSGLLMSPVAFGMVIFGPIFGRMLPKVGPRPVLIMGSILSSLAYVMLMYYRANPTEVLIDGFISSIGLVAVIIPLVNMVALALPDQYRTTGMGMNTLLRTIGGAAGPVVATSLMESYQTPIVMIFNGQPLVLGFMPSSTAFDYIALFGFAMMLITLIISLWTKNYTFKAVGVQNARNGEENGHLTKE; encoded by the coding sequence ATGGACATTAAATCAAGGACACTAATTATACTTGCTTTAATGCTGCTAATTATAAACTACGTTGAAACTATGGTTATCCCAGCTTTACCTACGATAGAAAATGACTTTTCAATATCGGCTACACTAGCAGGTTGGGTAACTTCTGCTTACATGATAGTTGCAGCAGCTACTTCGCCATTAATGGGTAAATTAGCAGACACTTATGGTAAGAAGAAAATGTATGTTACTGCAATAGGTTTTTATATAGTTGCAGTAGCACTTGCAGGTTTTTCTCCAAATATTTGGGTTCTACTAGGTGCTAGAGCTATTCAAGGCGTTGGGTTCTCAATGTTCCCTATAGCAATAGCTTACATTACTGATTTGTATCCTAAGGAAAGAGTAGCCTTTGCTCAAGCAATATTAAGTGCAATGATAGGCATAGGACCGGCTTTAGGGCTGTTGATAGGATCTTATGTTGTAGAAGATTTAGGATGGCCTTACGCTTTCCACACCGCTGCAATACTTTCGTTAATTCTCTTTGTAATTTCAATAAAATACTTACCTCACACTGGTATACGCAATAAGGAGAAAGTAGATTATTTGGGTTCTACTTTAATAGGCTTAGCTACTGTTCTAGTGTTGGTTTATATTACTGAAGGACCCACATTAGGATGGACTTCTGTGTGTAATTTATCCTTGCTGATTTCTGGATTAGTAACTTATGGAATATTTATAGGTGTAGAAAAGAAGATAAGAGAACCATTACTAAGGTTGGATCTATTTAAGATAAGGAACTTTGCAGTAGCTAACTTAGTAGGAATAGTTTCTGGAGTTGGAATGTTTACTGTCTTCATATTTTTAGTGTATTATGCTCAATTACCTTCACCTTACGGATTGGGTTTATCGATTATTCAGTCTGGATTATTAATGTCGCCAGTTGCTTTCGGTATGGTAATATTTGGTCCTATTTTCGGCAGAATGCTACCTAAGGTAGGACCGAGACCAGTGTTAATTATGGGTAGCATCTTATCTTCTTTGGCATATGTAATGCTCATGTATTATAGAGCAAATCCAACAGAAGTCCTTATAGATGGCTTCATATCATCTATAGGATTGGTGGCTGTTATAATACCTTTAGTTAATATGGTAGCCTTAGCTTTACCTGATCAATACAGAACTACAGGGATGGGAATGAACACCTTATTAAGGACTATAGGAGGAGCTGCAGGACCTGTAGTTGCTACTTCACTTATGGAGAGTTATCAGACTCCAATAGTGATGATATTCAACGGACAGCCTCTAGTGTTGGGTTTCATGCCGTCATCAACTGCATTCGATTATATTGCATTGTTTGGGTTTGCAATGATGCTCATTACACTGATAATTTCACTGTGGACGAAGAATTACACATTTAAGGCAGTTGGTGTGCAAAACGCTAGGAATGGAGAAGAAAACGGTCACTTAACCAAAGAGTAA
- a CDS encoding isochorismatase family cysteine hydrolase, giving the protein MAWFNKDELKKFIRKNNSVLVVWDVQEALVSSIFNREEFLQKLKELISAARQYNVPIVYTRITPLPERFQPPYMRRTFNPGDIVKDVYPQEGDVVLYKNTASIFVGTNFELMLRNAGIQTIIFTGIATDIGVETSARHAQTLGYLPVIAKEAVSSSDKEAHERSLANMNRLMLVLENNEIIERWKSS; this is encoded by the coding sequence ATGGCTTGGTTCAACAAGGATGAGTTAAAAAAATTCATAAGGAAAAATAATTCCGTCCTAGTAGTATGGGATGTACAGGAGGCACTAGTAAGCTCGATCTTTAACAGAGAGGAATTCCTGCAAAAACTGAAGGAACTTATCTCTGCAGCTAGGCAATATAACGTTCCTATAGTTTACACGAGAATAACTCCATTACCAGAAAGATTCCAGCCACCTTACATGAGGAGAACATTTAACCCCGGAGATATTGTGAAAGACGTTTATCCGCAGGAGGGTGATGTAGTACTTTACAAGAATACTGCAAGCATATTTGTAGGCACAAACTTCGAGCTAATGTTAAGGAATGCGGGAATACAGACAATAATCTTCACCGGTATTGCAACAGATATAGGAGTAGAGACTTCAGCAAGGCACGCGCAGACCTTAGGCTACTTACCGGTAATAGCTAAAGAAGCAGTATCATCTTCAGATAAGGAAGCTCATGAAAGGTCGTTAGCTAATATGAACAGACTAATGCTCGTCCTTGAGAATAATGAGATAATTGAAAGGTGGAAGTCAAGCTAA
- a CDS encoding class II glutamine amidotransferase: MCRMFAYVGDSGEELTKLYETLKESAKNDVIASKFGLNPVHGDGWGYVIYDGERIYLYKSKNPIFVESLVLPSIEGRFYAIFHARQATDKSTVSSRFSHPFYADNEDYFYFFAHNGSVDKEKLAKDLNFQGTTIDSELALKFLIKNGLEKGIELLMREYTKSALNVLILRVSRSDGSAELYYVNYYTRKDRSEYYKLYKSENAVFSSTLSIYGIKGNEVEEGKLLKL, encoded by the coding sequence ATGTGCAGAATGTTTGCCTATGTAGGTGATTCTGGAGAAGAGCTTACTAAACTTTATGAGACGTTAAAAGAGTCTGCAAAAAATGACGTGATAGCTTCAAAGTTTGGCTTAAACCCCGTACACGGAGATGGCTGGGGCTATGTTATTTATGACGGAGAGAGAATCTATCTCTATAAATCAAAAAATCCGATATTCGTTGAGTCTCTAGTTTTACCTTCTATAGAAGGTAGGTTTTACGCAATCTTTCATGCAAGGCAAGCAACTGATAAATCCACAGTGTCCTCTAGGTTTTCTCACCCATTCTATGCCGATAACGAGGACTATTTTTACTTCTTTGCACACAACGGTTCGGTAGATAAGGAAAAATTAGCAAAGGATCTCAATTTTCAAGGTACTACAATAGACAGCGAGCTAGCTTTAAAGTTTCTTATAAAGAACGGCCTCGAAAAGGGGATAGAACTCTTAATGAGGGAGTATACAAAATCAGCATTAAATGTTCTAATACTGAGGGTTTCAAGGAGTGACGGCTCTGCTGAGCTTTATTACGTGAATTATTACACTAGGAAGGATAGGAGTGAGTATTATAAGTTGTATAAGAGCGAGAATGCAGTATTTTCCTCTACTCTTTCAATCTATGGGATTAAAGGTAATGAGGTTGAGGAAGGAAAGCTCTTAAAGTTGTAA
- a CDS encoding CDGSH iron-sulfur domain-containing protein: protein MARLVKHDRNKPYEIKADNGQVFYVCACGLSKHKPFCDGSHKRTLDEEEGSVYIYDDEGKIKLQNFYP from the coding sequence ATGGCTAGGCTAGTAAAACACGACCGCAATAAACCTTATGAAATAAAGGCAGATAACGGACAAGTTTTTTACGTATGCGCATGTGGGTTATCTAAACATAAGCCGTTCTGCGACGGTTCACATAAGAGAACATTAGATGAGGAAGAGGGAAGTGTATACATATACGACGATGAAGGAAAAATAAAGCTACAGAACTTTTATCCGTAA
- a CDS encoding helix-turn-helix domain-containing protein — protein sequence MNKVDGTICPIVETIRIIGSEPKLLVLRYLLDGGKGFNELQRLTKLSSKTLSSTLKDLEKYDLIKRIIISDRPFRVKYELTEKGKELKGAFEEIQKWGNKYLK from the coding sequence TTGAATAAAGTTGACGGAACAATTTGTCCAATTGTCGAGACTATTAGAATAATAGGTAGCGAACCAAAGTTGCTTGTTTTAAGGTACTTGTTAGATGGAGGAAAGGGATTTAACGAACTACAGAGGCTGACTAAATTAAGCTCAAAGACTCTGTCCTCTACATTGAAAGACCTGGAGAAATACGACCTCATAAAAAGGATAATAATTTCCGACAGACCATTTAGAGTAAAGTATGAGCTTACGGAGAAAGGTAAGGAATTGAAAGGAGCATTTGAAGAGATACAAAAATGGGGAAACAAGTATCTTAAATAG
- a CDS encoding AbrB/MazE/SpoVT family DNA-binding domain-containing protein, whose protein sequence is MEEVKVTRNYQITIPYNVRERLGIKVGDNLVVYLEGDKIIIQKKRGNIASLNLTLGKKITDEEINEAINEAGEKIGSSS, encoded by the coding sequence ATGGAAGAAGTTAAAGTGACTAGAAATTATCAGATCACAATTCCGTACAATGTGAGAGAGAGACTAGGTATAAAGGTGGGCGATAACTTAGTAGTTTACCTTGAGGGAGATAAAATAATCATACAGAAAAAAAGAGGCAATATTGCTTCTCTTAACTTGACACTAGGCAAGAAAATAACTGATGAGGAAATTAATGAAGCGATAAATGAGGCTGGAGAAAAAATTGGAAGCAGTAGTTGA
- a CDS encoding PIN domain-containing protein encodes MEAVVDTNFIIAVVFKDHVDHEEAIKEWEKLDKAYLPLISVTEIAYFLIKHNIDLNVLSEILSDPKIEVVQNDVEDVYYALTKKSEIKGYDDFNDFLILSTAITQKLPLLTFDKKLKKKMGK; translated from the coding sequence TTGGAAGCAGTAGTTGATACAAATTTCATAATTGCGGTAGTCTTTAAAGATCACGTTGATCATGAAGAGGCTATAAAAGAATGGGAAAAATTAGATAAGGCTTACTTACCCCTTATTTCAGTCACTGAAATAGCTTATTTCCTTATCAAGCATAATATAGACCTTAATGTTTTAAGTGAGATCTTAAGCGATCCTAAAATAGAGGTAGTCCAGAACGATGTTGAAGACGTCTATTATGCTTTAACCAAGAAAAGTGAGATAAAAGGCTATGACGATTTTAACGACTTCTTAATTTTGTCTACAGCTATAACGCAAAAGTTACCTTTACTTACATTCGATAAAAAGTTGAAGAAAAAGATGGGGAAATGA
- a CDS encoding HEPN domain-containing protein, protein MIPQKYREYAKAYYNVALKDNERAKKALETKDYPECFFYAQQSVEKSVKAMLEIKLIYRKERDVIADASNNLQELGEDLDKVLNALDYLSGAWNISRYPFFNGQDVKTPEEIVTEEMCGEGIRYSDEVLKIAESFLRKYGII, encoded by the coding sequence GTGATCCCTCAAAAGTACAGAGAATACGCTAAGGCATATTATAACGTTGCTTTGAAAGATAACGAGAGGGCAAAGAAAGCCTTAGAGACAAAGGATTATCCTGAATGCTTCTTTTACGCCCAACAATCAGTAGAAAAGAGTGTTAAAGCTATGTTAGAAATTAAGTTAATATATAGGAAAGAGCGTGACGTTATTGCCGATGCTTCTAACAATCTCCAAGAATTAGGAGAAGATTTAGATAAAGTACTTAATGCTCTAGATTACCTATCCGGTGCGTGGAATATATCTAGATATCCATTCTTTAATGGTCAAGACGTAAAAACTCCAGAAGAAATAGTAACTGAGGAAATGTGTGGAGAAGGGATAAGATATTCGGACGAGGTGTTAAAGATTGCTGAATCTTTCCTTAGAAAATATGGAATTATTTAG
- a CDS encoding nucleotidyltransferase domain-containing protein, whose protein sequence is MLNLSLENMELFRIATRKLIRDDVLAIIFFGSRVIGKYRKDSDVDVLIVIKRGGNRDFSKERLSFLKETGVRLDTTVFDEEQFEENLTLGTVMMGVSIAYCVTYDKIYAYGRINAFAEEVRKYNAVLELPYGKFIVGRTIRKCFGDLSA, encoded by the coding sequence TTGCTGAATCTTTCCTTAGAAAATATGGAATTATTTAGGATAGCAACGCGAAAGTTAATCAGAGATGACGTATTAGCTATAATATTTTTCGGCAGTAGGGTTATAGGAAAATATAGGAAGGACTCCGACGTAGACGTTCTAATAGTTATTAAAAGAGGGGGAAATAGGGATTTCTCAAAGGAGAGACTATCCTTCCTTAAAGAGACGGGGGTTAGGTTAGATACTACGGTATTTGATGAAGAGCAGTTTGAAGAAAACTTGACTTTAGGAACAGTAATGATGGGCGTAAGTATAGCGTATTGCGTAACTTACGACAAGATCTACGCTTACGGAAGGATAAACGCTTTTGCTGAGGAGGTAAGAAAATATAATGCAGTCCTCGAATTGCCTTATGGAAAATTCATAGTGGGAAGGACTATTAGGAAGTGCTTTGGTGATTTAAGTGCTTGA
- a CDS encoding HEPN domain-containing protein, with the protein MLDKEEYERWMGSAKQTLESARADLNSGFYNWACFKSQQAAELAVKAYLYGIGQPKAGHAIAYLLSIIKAPQDIIDKAKYLDKLYIPTRYPDAWFSGSPSFYYTRKEAEDAIKYAEDIIKFIEEEWKKTSSQGE; encoded by the coding sequence GTGCTTGATAAAGAGGAATATGAAAGGTGGATGGGTTCAGCTAAACAAACCTTGGAAAGTGCTAGAGCGGACCTTAATTCGGGGTTTTATAATTGGGCTTGTTTTAAGTCGCAACAGGCTGCAGAACTAGCAGTTAAAGCTTACCTTTACGGAATAGGTCAACCTAAAGCTGGACATGCAATAGCTTATCTACTTTCCATAATAAAAGCTCCACAAGATATAATAGATAAGGCAAAATATCTAGATAAACTTTACATCCCTACTAGGTATCCAGACGCGTGGTTTTCCGGATCTCCTAGCTTTTATTATACGAGAAAAGAGGCAGAAGACGCAATTAAATATGCTGAAGATATTATAAAATTTATAGAGGAAGAATGGAAGAAGACATCATCTCAAGGAGAGTGA
- a CDS encoding nucleotidyltransferase domain-containing protein — protein sequence MEEDIISRRVKERERVIREAKDFVNSLKGKFSAFLIGSYARGDFNAWSDVDVLLIGEFSGNPLKRLEEIDFPPGYEVIPLNEEEFRKALEKNNPIVWDVKSVGLILRDDLNLCKKYNLRCSEGKNNR from the coding sequence ATGGAAGAAGACATCATCTCAAGGAGAGTGAAGGAGAGAGAAAGAGTAATAAGAGAAGCAAAGGATTTTGTAAACTCTTTAAAAGGAAAATTTTCAGCATTTCTTATAGGTTCTTATGCTAGAGGAGACTTTAATGCTTGGAGTGATGTTGACGTTCTGTTAATAGGAGAATTTAGTGGAAATCCTTTGAAAAGGCTTGAGGAGATAGACTTTCCTCCAGGCTATGAAGTAATTCCTCTCAATGAGGAGGAGTTCAGAAAAGCACTAGAGAAGAATAATCCTATCGTCTGGGACGTTAAAAGCGTTGGTCTAATCTTGAGGGACGACCTTAACCTTTGTAAGAAATATAACTTACGCTGTTCAGAAGGAAAGAATAATAGGTAA
- a CDS encoding lysine exporter LysO family protein codes for MFFTITFIMLYVFSLLIGRKIRVPQIFSDGIVLTLIFTISFWGGNQISVGYVESILLVSLLSSLIIVSITYFLGSFISEKSEEQNKGKGVGWKTQLKYLLPLIIGFVTGLLTRFYSLVIANSIFDETIDWELYVLAVVIGLSIGKEIKKELMRRISRFAIFTVIIAVIGGMISSVIMFFLLSIKPFNVALAISLGSGWYSYTGPIVAKYYGPIYGVIAFLVNFLREQFTFSLLPVFLRIRSTPLGAVAVGGATSMDTTLGFYVDVLGYEYGVGAMINGVVLTLLVPLILPIILSF; via the coding sequence ATGTTCTTTACCATAACTTTTATTATGCTTTACGTTTTTTCTCTATTAATAGGACGTAAGATTAGAGTTCCCCAAATTTTCTCTGACGGGATAGTCCTTACTTTAATTTTCACAATCTCCTTCTGGGGAGGTAATCAAATTTCAGTAGGATACGTGGAGAGCATATTATTAGTTTCGTTATTATCTTCCTTAATAATAGTTTCGATAACCTACTTTTTAGGATCTTTTATAAGTGAAAAAAGTGAAGAACAAAACAAAGGAAAAGGAGTAGGTTGGAAAACTCAACTTAAGTATTTATTACCTTTAATAATAGGTTTCGTGACGGGACTTTTAACTAGGTTCTATTCCTTAGTCATTGCAAATTCCATATTTGACGAGACAATTGATTGGGAGCTTTACGTTTTAGCTGTAGTAATAGGATTAAGTATAGGTAAAGAGATAAAGAAGGAGCTAATGAGGAGAATAAGTAGGTTTGCCATATTCACAGTAATTATAGCTGTCATAGGCGGTATGATATCTTCCGTGATTATGTTCTTCCTGCTCTCTATAAAACCTTTTAACGTAGCTTTAGCAATATCTTTAGGCTCGGGTTGGTATTCTTACACAGGGCCTATAGTTGCTAAATATTATGGTCCAATTTATGGAGTAATAGCCTTTCTAGTAAACTTTCTCAGGGAACAGTTTACTTTTTCTCTCCTGCCGGTTTTCCTCAGAATTAGGTCTACTCCTTTAGGTGCAGTAGCAGTAGGAGGTGCTACTTCAATGGACACAACCTTAGGCTTTTACGTAGACGTTTTAGGTTACGAATACGGAGTGGGGGCAATGATAAACGGAGTAGTACTAACCTTGTTAGTACCCTTGATTTTACCTATTATTCTTTCCTTCTGA
- a CDS encoding DUF973 family protein: MSISYTDGLKELREGSLYEIISSIIVFVGAIILIVFIMSLGVFLHPRLMRDSILGALAIAIIIAIIGVILGIIGIVKLRSGFNLLKNSGLDVSIGSTGATLILISLGLLILGFITILVYVGIFITIIAGILSLIGYIMLGLGFYNLGKGFNDSTVEASGILLIVGGIINIIISIGGILDFIAFILIYTSLGGIISRGVPYIQTQGLLGVIKSNGYAYLNIYSQIEGNIIDAKIEGTAITSTSIMPNKVIAGNNSITVYFGNVQVLIPNNIYTVTLTVQDSLGRTILIPVNVQYQPF; this comes from the coding sequence ATGAGTATCTCATATACTGATGGATTGAAGGAATTGAGAGAAGGCTCACTATATGAGATAATCTCAAGCATAATAGTATTTGTGGGCGCAATAATACTGATTGTATTTATTATGTCACTTGGAGTTTTCTTACATCCTAGATTAATGAGGGATTCCATACTAGGTGCTCTAGCAATTGCAATAATTATTGCCATTATAGGTGTAATACTGGGCATTATAGGCATCGTGAAACTTAGGTCCGGATTTAACTTACTTAAAAATTCTGGACTTGATGTGAGCATAGGAAGTACCGGAGCTACGTTAATTCTAATTTCCCTTGGGCTTCTAATACTTGGGTTCATTACAATATTAGTGTATGTTGGCATATTCATAACAATAATTGCTGGAATTCTAAGTCTTATAGGTTACATAATGCTGGGCTTAGGTTTTTATAACTTAGGTAAGGGGTTTAATGATTCCACCGTAGAAGCTTCGGGCATATTGTTAATAGTGGGCGGAATTATAAATATAATAATCAGCATAGGGGGTATTCTTGATTTCATAGCGTTCATTCTAATTTATACTTCTCTTGGAGGGATTATTTCTAGGGGAGTTCCTTATATCCAAACTCAAGGATTGTTAGGAGTAATAAAGAGCAATGGCTACGCTTATTTAAATATTTACTCTCAAATAGAAGGTAACATAATAGACGCCAAAATTGAAGGTACTGCAATAACCAGTACATCAATTATGCCTAATAAAGTGATAGCGGGGAATAATTCAATAACTGTATACTTCGGTAATGTACAAGTTTTGATTCCTAACAATATCTACACAGTAACTCTCACCGTTCAAGATAGTCTGGGCAGAACAATTTTAATCCCTGTAAATGTACAATATCAACCGTTCTAG
- a CDS encoding cation:proton antiporter — protein MDYGALGLSLLLSLALAFLLTRLKLSPIIAYLIGGIIATTYLGVNFNSPDFSLITSLALNLLAFEIGTGFDLSKARELFTRAIFVALAELTLILIISYYAGLYVLHLGSVGSAFLTLASIDTSTSIIYKLTEGKTMKDKDLLIAVASIEDIEVFFIYSVLVALGGSFTVIKSITVVVEVILASLILYIFARFLFQKVLFSPSKIEDESIIILLPIALVFVFSYISSVTGVPTTLTMILAGIAFSSVSGSEKVMKTVAPVREFALIFFFLAVGGLLKVNESLVGLFFISLLIIGIKYFSFSTASWITGTNFVQAFTNGIYMIPLSEFGIIVTLDALQEGVNVYTVYLISITVVIASSIIATVLIPRIQRISAFISGIYSNTRILPQLDSAIIWFNRIVLKEITPFSRSEITRISLRLIILLLLPFTIFPLIYKLSLSVIPSTLSFLLYLVFVGEAAISVLLLYNFSLYSMRIYYVIVGEIFVRIQKVKSRSFKDFWRRILDFAGIGSTFFLIVSSIFYLFLEASSLLAYDPVIISFPIDLLSLIVIIVYISRREFKKISKFSVYSRRKPNYKKIIKATIIVILSYKKYVKNEEEEKKKVNIIQQ, from the coding sequence GTGGATTACGGAGCCTTAGGGCTTTCTTTACTCCTATCTTTAGCCTTAGCGTTTCTCCTAACAAGGCTAAAACTTTCTCCCATAATAGCTTACCTTATTGGAGGAATAATCGCAACAACTTATTTAGGAGTAAATTTCAACTCCCCAGACTTTTCCCTCATAACGTCACTGGCTTTAAACTTGCTGGCATTCGAAATAGGTACAGGATTTGATCTATCTAAAGCTAGAGAATTGTTCACCAGAGCAATATTCGTAGCTTTAGCAGAGCTCACTTTAATTCTCATAATTTCGTATTATGCAGGGCTTTACGTCCTTCATCTAGGTTCCGTAGGTTCAGCCTTTCTTACTTTGGCTTCAATAGATACAAGCACTTCAATAATTTACAAGTTAACAGAAGGCAAGACTATGAAGGATAAAGACTTACTAATAGCAGTAGCCTCAATAGAGGATATAGAAGTATTCTTCATTTATTCCGTCCTTGTAGCCCTTGGAGGTAGCTTTACCGTCATAAAGTCAATAACTGTAGTAGTAGAAGTAATTCTAGCATCCTTAATCCTTTACATATTTGCAAGATTCCTCTTTCAGAAAGTCCTATTTTCGCCCAGTAAAATAGAGGACGAAAGCATAATAATCCTCCTTCCTATAGCCCTAGTTTTCGTATTCTCTTATATTTCTTCAGTTACAGGAGTACCAACAACTCTAACAATGATATTAGCAGGAATAGCATTTTCCTCAGTAAGCGGTAGCGAGAAAGTAATGAAGACCGTTGCTCCGGTCAGGGAGTTCGCCTTAATCTTCTTCTTTCTGGCTGTCGGCGGGCTATTAAAGGTTAATGAAAGTCTCGTAGGCCTATTTTTTATTTCCTTACTTATAATAGGTATAAAATACTTCTCCTTCAGTACAGCATCTTGGATAACGGGGACTAACTTTGTCCAAGCTTTTACTAACGGAATTTATATGATACCACTTAGTGAGTTCGGAATTATAGTCACTCTAGATGCCCTTCAGGAAGGAGTAAACGTTTACACTGTCTATTTAATTTCAATTACGGTAGTGATAGCCTCAAGCATAATTGCCACAGTGCTTATACCTAGAATACAAAGAATATCCGCATTTATTAGTGGAATCTATTCCAATACAAGGATTTTACCTCAGTTGGACTCTGCAATAATCTGGTTTAATAGAATAGTACTAAAGGAAATAACGCCGTTTAGTAGGTCTGAAATAACCAGAATTTCCCTTAGGTTAATAATCTTACTTCTTTTACCTTTTACGATCTTTCCTCTTATTTATAAGCTTTCCTTAAGCGTAATCCCATCGACTTTGAGTTTTCTGCTTTATTTGGTCTTTGTAGGTGAAGCAGCAATTTCAGTATTATTGCTATATAACTTTTCACTATATTCCATGAGAATATATTACGTCATTGTGGGAGAAATATTCGTAAGAATTCAGAAAGTTAAGAGCAGATCTTTTAAGGACTTCTGGAGAAGGATCTTGGATTTTGCAGGTATAGGAAGTACTTTCTTCCTTATAGTATCATCCATATTTTACTTATTTTTGGAGGCGTCTTCACTCTTAGCTTATGACCCTGTAATTATAAGTTTTCCAATAGACTTATTATCTCTAATTGTAATTATCGTTTATATTAGTAGAAGAGAATTTAAGAAAATATCGAAATTTTCAGTATATTCTAGAAGAAAACCTAATTATAAAAAGATTATTAAAGCCACAATTATTGTAATACTAAGTTACAAAAAATATGTTAAAAATGAGGAAGAAGAAAAGAAGAAAGTGAATATAATACAACAGTAG